The Juglans microcarpa x Juglans regia isolate MS1-56 chromosome 2D, Jm3101_v1.0, whole genome shotgun sequence DNA window ATGAAGGCTCTAGAATCCGAAGGTAACCTCATGAAGCCAAGCTCCGTTGCAGCTCTTGGTCAATCTCCGTCGCACAGGTTGGGTAGGGGAATTTCTGGGTTTGGGGGATTTGGTAGAAGAGGAAAGAAGACCAGATGAGGGGCTAGTGTCTTGGGCGTTGCAAATGAGAAAGGGTTTGAATCTCTGTGGTCTAGCATATTTCTCTTTCAGTGTTTTTCCTTACGTGTCTTTAGTTTAATGGAGGGCTGTTTTTCTGGGATTAACAGTCGGACCGGTCTGAAGCGATTCTCTTCCTTTTAATTGCCTTTACTGTGATATTAGAGGTGGTTATTCTACTGCTTCCATTTGTGGcgcacattatttttttactattgttgatgattttcacGCACCACATGGATTTATTTAATGCGTTTTAAATCAGAAAGTTTTAGTCATTTGATGCATTTCTTCACTCTtgttaaaaatcaatttaactcCACAGTTAAATTTATCCGAATTGACAATGGCCAAGTATTTCTTTCTCATAACCTCCAAACCTATTTTCATGCTCATGGCATCATTCATGAGCATACCTGTGTTGtaactcctcaacaaaatggcattgTAGAGCGTAAATACAAGCACGTTCTGAATGTTACTCAAAGCCTTCGGTTTCAGGCACATTTATCCCTTAAATTTTGGGGAGAATGCATTCTCACTGCTACCTACCTCATCAATAGGACTCCTAGTCGCTCCCTCCAGAATCAAACTCCTTTTCAACTTCTTCTCAACTCTCCACCTGCCTACACCCATCTACGTGTGTTTGTTTGCCTTTGCTATGCTCAAACTCAAACTGCTCATCGTGATAAATTTTCACCTAGAGCATCCCGTTGTCTTTCTCGGTTACCCTAGCAATCGTAAAGCTTATAAGTTATTTAACCTTGACACTGACACCATTTTCTATTCACGTGATGTCATCTTTCATGAAGAccaattttctttccaaaattcTGTGCCTTCACAAACATCTAGTTCTATCATTCTTCCTTCCAGACCTTGCACCCACTACCACTATTTCTTCTCATCCCAGCCGCAACATTACTCGTCCGTCATATCTTCTTGATTATGTTTGCCCTACCATACCCACGGAGTCCATTGCTTCTTCAAACGTTGCATAGTCATTAGGTACTTCTCACCCTTTATCTACTTTTCTatcatattctcattttttccCTGCTCATTATTCTTTCTTAACTGCCCTTACTGCATTTGTTGAACCTACCTGTTACTCAGAAGCCACTCGCCACTCTCATTGGTATGAAGCTATGGCCTCTGAACTTTGTGCACTTGAAGAAAACTCCACTTGGACACTAGAACCTCTTCCTCCTGGTAAGAAATCCATTGGTTGCAAGTAGGCTTTCAAGACCAAACTCCGAGCAGATGGTACTATTGAGCATTACAAGGCTCGGATCGTGACCAAAAGCTACACTCAAGTGAAAGGCATTGACTATCATGAAACTTTTGCTCCAATAGCCAAGTTTACCACAATCTGCTGTGTGCTAGCCATTGCCGCTATAACAAATTGGATTATTCACTAAATGGACATTCACAATGCTTTCTTGCATGGCGAACTTGATGAGGAAGTTTACATGATCCCACCACCCAGCTATTGTATTAAGGGGGAGACATGTATATGCTGCCTCTGGAAATtactctatggcctcaagcaagcctCTCAAAactggttttttaaactaaccTCTGTTCTTCTTACTGTAGGTTTCATTCAATCTCAGACCGATCACTCTCTATTTACATTGATCACTGCTACCAGCCTCACAATTGTTCTCGTTTATATTGATGACATCTTGGTTGTAGGCAATGATCTTTCTCAAGTCTCTTACTTCAAGTCTGTTATTTCTACTCACTTCAAAACCAAGAATCTTGGAcctctcaaatatttccttggACTTGAAGTTGCTCGATCCCCTttaagcatttttcttaatcaaCGAAAATATGCCCTTCCTATGGAACAGAACCTGGAGCTCAACGACACTGATGGTGACCTTCTACCTAATCCCGCCCCTTACCGACAATTAGCTAGGCGCCTCATTTATCTCACCATCACCAAATTTGATATCGTTTTTGCGGTGAATATTCTCAGTCAATTCATGCATACTCCCCAGATTCCACACATGACAGCTGCCACCCGTGTTCTTCACTACATTAAAGGCACTCCAGGTCAaggcattttcttttcttcctctaatGATCTTCATGTTAGTGCTTACACCAAATCTGATTGGGTCAGTTGCGCCACCACTCGGCGCTCTACCACTGGTTTCTTCATCCCACTTGGTTCTAGCCCTATTTTTTGGCACACTAAGAAATATACCACAATTGCCCACTGCTCTACCGAAGCCGAATACCGCGCTATGGCTGTCACTACATGTGAACTAGTCTGGTTACAACAACTCCTTCATGACCTCGGCATCTCACACACAGCTCCCATGACCCTCTATTGTGACAATCAGTCCGCTCTCTACATTGCTCACAATCATATTTTCCATGAGCGCACCGCACCAAACATATTGAGATCAACAGCCACATTGTCCGTGATAGCTCCGTTCTGGTCTCTTCACCACCACTCATCTTCCCTCTTCTGAGCAGATCGCcgacatcttcaccaaagccCTGGGTTCTAATCTCTTTCATCATTTGCCTCTCAAGTTGGGCATTACGGATCTTCATGAGCCAACTTGAGGGGGAATATTACAGCACCTAAATCCCTTAATTTTAGCAATCCCACCAATTTAGTTATTTGGCAGTTACACAATTTCTGTAGAGCTAATTTGTCTCTCTTTCCATGTATAAATCATCTactcatgtttatatatttttatacgaGATCAATGAAAAATACAAGATATTATTCtaccaatttattttcttaacaatGCGTGTGAGCTGGAAGTTTCTGCAGGGACGATAGTAGCCTTGACACTCCTGTATCGGCCAGGTACCCTTTTAAGGTTAGAGCGATTCATGATGATCAGTAATGACGTGCATTGCGTCGGGTTTATACTTATCTGATCAAGATAGCcacataaaaaaagttatacaatcCAAACAGATGCGGGAGTAGAGCGATTCTTTAGGCTAGAAGTCCTAACCTTATCCAAAACTTAATATGCCGCAATGAATCAGCTGCAAATAATTTAGTAAAAAGCGACACCCATTTCTAATTTTGCGTATCTGCAAAAGCTTTTTGCTTGCTCCGAGCCAGAAGCATCTTTGTATTTATTGCACGCCCAAGTTTTGAATAAAGAATAGCAGACGAAGCAATCCCATATCAttatggggagagagagagcgagagagagagagagagagaaagagcatTAAAGCTAGCTTAGAGGATATCCAGCAATAATAGACAAAACCTCCACTGTGAAGTAGATGACAATTTACATTAGTAGGATTTTGTCGGTTTACGAAAACTATTGTTAGTTTTCTTCTCCCcactaataataattaaaattcttCCACTTCGCTTAGCTCTATAAATAGGGATGCTCATGATTCCTATTTAGCCACTTCACTCTGCTCAACCGCTACTCTTCCCCAAAGTTCTAAATATTACTTCTCATCGATATCTTGTGGATCCCACCAACATGGCTGATACAACCACCATACGTGCTGTGTTCTTCTTGTTTTGCTTCTCTGTTTTCCTCGTGAACTCCCAGGCTCGTATTCTTCACGGACACTCAGCCATGCAGAAAAACATTGACGACAGCCAACACCTTTGGCATGTATTTGGTTTTGATCTCTCAAAACATGAAAACTATCGAAGGTTGGCCACTTCTGGTCCAGAAACTGATAGACGCGTACCAGGAGGACCGGATCGCGGGCACCACTTTTGACTGCCCGTAATTAGCTAGATTTATGTGCTGGGATTAATGG harbors:
- the LOC121249388 gene encoding uncharacterized mitochondrial protein AtMg00810-like; translated protein: MDIHNAFLHGELDEEVYMIPPPSYCIKGETCFIQSQTDHSLFTLITATSLTIVLVYIDDILVVGNDLSQVSYFKSVISTHFKTKNLGPLKYFLGLEVARSPLSIFLNQRKYALPMEQNLELNDTDGDLLPNPAPYRQLARRLIYLTITKFDIVFAVNILSQFMHTPQIPHMTAATRVLHYIKGTPGQGIFFSSSNDLHVSAYTKSDWVSCATTRRSTTGFFIPLGSSPIFWHTKKYTTIAHCSTEAEYRAMAVTTCELVWLQQLLHDLGISHTAPMTLYCDNQSALYIAHNHIFHERTAPNILRSTATLSVIAPFWSLHHHSSSLF